In Palaemon carinicauda isolate YSFRI2023 chromosome 1, ASM3689809v2, whole genome shotgun sequence, the genomic stretch TTTTATCTCGTTGTCTTCTTTCATAATCCGCCTTCTCTCGAGCCattctttcttcttccttttcacgCATCTTCCgtattttctctttttccttttgtaTTCTTTCAAATTCGTGAGCTTTGCATTCTTCTTCAGCCTGAATTAAGGCCATTCGTTCAGTATCTCTTTGAGAAGTAAAGTGTTCGACTTTTTGTATTTGCGTTGTTTCTCTTTCTGCATGTTCCTGATTTCTCTTTTCTATATCTGTTAATTCTCTATCACGTCGTTCATTATCTATATGTTCTGGTAACTTCTTAGCACGCCAGTCACCTATCTCTATGCGGGTTGATATTTGTTCATGGTCGCTTGAATATTCGTCACTCGATGATTCAACTCTGGTGTAATCTCTTTGTAAGAAACCTCTCCTCGTTTTTCCTGTAGGCAAGCCTCTTTCACCATAATCTAAACTGCCTTTTGCTCTGAGTTTTAATGATATTCCACTTTCATCATAGAATTCTTCGTCAGAATCCTCATCCTTCAATTCTGTAAGCAGTTCAGATGCATTTGTCTTTATCAATGACTCCTCTCTAACTAAGGGTTTGATTGCCACGTGAGTGGGTAGTAGGGGTTCCTCTTTGATCATTTCTGTCTCAGACACGTCTTGTGTCTTGGACGAAACCAATTGGCTTGCTTTATCTTTTGGAGGCTGCAGCTCAAACTGCCTCAGAAGACTCTTAACTGAGGACTGGGATCGGAGGTCATTGGCCATATCTGCGTCTTTCAAGTGAGTAGGTTGTAGTGATTCTTTATTAGAGGTCTTAGCTTCATTCTCGAACTCTTTTACTGTTAACGCTATAGTGTGTCGTCTACGAACAGGACGTTCTTTCTTATCTGTCTTACGTGTAAGTTGGGGtgacgtaggactttcaaaatgcTTTCTCAGAGTTTGAACCTTAGGACTCTTTGGTATATGCTTTTCACTTTCCTGGTTCATGGTTTCTTTGATTGATGGCTTGATATCAGGAGTATTCACATGGGGTGTTTGATATTCGCCGTCCTGGTCTTTGGTTTCAAGAACTTTGTCGAGAGATGCTTGCTTTTTTAATTCACTGCCACCTCCTCTCTGCTCTGTATTCCAAAACGTGTATACGTTTGCTTCTTTTGGATTTTGGATgaattcttctttttctcttgtCTTTACTTTCAAGGGAGGTACCTCCTCTACTGGCCCACTCTGTTTTTCGAATTGCATTTTTAGCTTTTGTACATTTGCAGGAATATTTGCAATGCTACTCCTCTTGCTCGAAACAGGCAAGCTTTTGCTCCTTTGTCGTAATAATACTTGTTCTGGGTCACCATTTATGGTTTTAGTCTCTTGCTCATCCTCTTGGTCAAGTGTCAGAGAGCTGTGATGTTCAGAAAACTGCTTCGCTTGAACTGTACGTTTCAGTGGTCTAGATTGCCTCTGAGATATATgaaaaatttcatcatcattacttgACTGTAAAGTTCTTTCGAACTTTTTGAGGAGGCTTTTGACTGATTTTTGTGAAACATCTATCACTTCTGATTGTGTCTCAACTTCCTTGCGCTGTGGTTCGAACCTACTGAAACTTTCATGTTGAAATAGTTTCTTATTTTCTGTTGGTGCTTCTGGTTTTTCCCGTTCATCTTTACTTGGTGTTGTTTTAACAGAAACTTCATTTCCGTTTTCCATTTTGTTATATGACCTTTGTGCTGTTTTATTTATACTTGAAAATGATCCCAGGTTAGACGTGAATCTTGAAGAATCTTGACTGTCTATTTGTTGTCCGGTATCAAATCTAAGCCTGAGAGTTTTAACAGAGGGCATACCTCCTGGGGGGAAATCATGGGATTTACCTCTCAGCTGTTGCCTGCGTCTTCTTATGATTTGCCCATCTGATACTGACCTTGTGAGTTTCTTGTAGGAAGTCGTAAATTCTTTCGGACTTGATGGTGGAGTTGCTATAGATGTGTTTGTAGACGACTCCAGGAAATCGCTATCTTCGAGATTTCTGCGTGGATTTAAATGCCTGCTTGTTATAGGCGATGCCAGAGAAGATGAAGTACTCTGATCTAGAGATGCAGATGTGTCAATCTTAGCCGTTGGTGAAAACGGCTGCACTACAGGTGTCGTTTGCTTAATTGGTGAACCTTTTTCTAGCATCAGAGAGGGCATGGACTTTGTCCGGAGAAGTCGTAACAACGACCCATCTTCTTTAAAAGTGGGCGAACTGCTGGGTATATCTTCGCTCTTTGGAGGCTTGGTTCTCCACACAGCCGTTAGCTTAGGATTGGGCGAGGTGCTTCTTGAAAGACTGTTCATGTCACTTGATCCAGGAATCAGAGCACCGCTTCCGGAAAGTTTGTTGTAGACGTAAGATGCTAAGTTGGCAGCTGACATGTCCCCTTCATTGCAGTCTTGGACCACCTGAAAGAAAAAGTTTAGTCTTAGGAGAATCGCTTTTATCATATTGAATTGTAAATGTTGGATATTATAAATATGGTATTTCCTGATGAAAACTAATATATCCCTGGGATTTATCTGTGCAAAATGTAGCTGTTATAAAGGTGTTTTGAGATATTACCAGAATTAAATCGTATAACATTGATTAGAATCTAGAATATCCTTATTTATATGTGCTAAAACATTAGGTATAACTCTTAATGGTAACTAGATTACAAATAttcttatctatctatattttccttatatatatatatatatatatatatatatatatatatatatatatatatatatatatatatatatattacgctcaaGGTGGATAATTTCCTAATGTGTAGACCTACACTAGGCAGATAATTACCTAATGTTGACATTAGGCAAGCAATTTGCATAATGCTTACAAATTGTCAACATTAGGCAAGGGAAATAAA encodes the following:
- the LOC137657259 gene encoding trichohyalin-like isoform X1; amino-acid sequence: MSAANLASYVYNKLSGSGALIPGSSDMNSLSRSTSPNPKLTAVWRTKPPKSEDIPSSSPTFKEDGSLLRLLRTKSMPSLMLEKGSPIKQTTPVVQPFSPTAKIDTSASLDQSTSSSLASPITSRHLNPRRNLEDSDFLESSTNTSIATPPSSPKEFTTSYKKLTRSVSDGQIIRRRRQQLRGKSHDFPPGGMPSVKTLRLRFDTGQQIDSQDSSRFTSNLGSFSSINKTAQRSYNKMENGNEVSVKTTPSKDEREKPEAPTENKKLFQHESFSRFEPQRKEVETQSEVIDVSQKSVKSLLKKFERTLQSSNDDEIFHISQRQSRPLKRTVQAKQFSEHHSSLTLDQEDEQETKTINGDPEQVLLRQRSKSLPVSSKRSSIANIPANVQKLKMQFEKQSGPVEEVPPLKVKTREKEEFIQNPKEANVYTFWNTEQRGGGSELKKQASLDKVLETKDQDGEYQTPHVNTPDIKPSIKETMNQESEKHIPKSPKVQTLRKHFESPTSPQLTRKTDKKERPVRRRHTIALTVKEFENEAKTSNKESLQPTHLKDADMANDLRSQSSVKSLLRQFELQPPKDKASQLVSSKTQDVSETEMIKEEPLLPTHVAIKPLVREESLIKTNASELLTELKDEDSDEEFYDESGISLKLRAKGSLDYGERGLPTGKTRRGFLQRDYTRVESSSDEYSSDHEQISTRIEIGDWRAKKLPEHIDNERRDRELTDIEKRNQEHAERETTQIQKVEHFTSQRDTERMALIQAEEECKAHEFERIQKEKEKIRKMREKEEERMAREKADYERRQRDKIEQKERERAEQERKEKERAEQERREKEKAAQERKEHERLEKIERERKELEQRERERERLERDREEKEEFERKEKERKEKEEQERRETEKEREKQKIDKEKQRRELERQEKEKAELEREKHERIEKKRAEVERKERETSDQEKMKKIEEENIIWELAERERLERENIEFEVQEQKRPEQEEKERSVKEQAERERYQERIAKEKTERERKKVEEEEKQRAIQMERDKEMAEKARLQRERETEELTKKHKVGKLVDKFTTLQGTEGDIKIRKDSIKSEETEQADFKVGELIEKFVNRKEEKIENENIEELQEKKPAPIPSVSTKNVPGKVRNLNPDELRFFNQGGASLEPFVRSQSLRIKKNEPPLFQRGGSLRVKSQEPHPAPGSVKNMPKSCRQLRPDELRFFAMTNNNIYLSKKSANKPYQPQQDFRLRSQDDQRKRPTGSPGDDQGHEENTDSGSDSDTSLLRDYDHEDESTDEALMYSEHLDLSVTPYHEDDEDDDEALYSSLTTMDSVIKGDFTQDSSMNFNLSKISSTSRQSMDKIKHLDSFSNCLYEDNDHGNNAMMSDALNDNTGESVNFEMEFSPENPCILTHEPKTSTPLSSITNTVRTDYGYTNEITKEDSMSDEDNTDDDIGLLDDAMLDMKDDQHHQKPLLDGFHQDIQLDVNRSNITSSIPNPELPESLRNVLESIGARASPIDDQALYSTTEGAVDGNYSRESSTEENYEGTETKPIEDYFLYIDESKEYLSDKEFGVFCLMVALLSVIIYFIYDFFL
- the LOC137657259 gene encoding trichohyalin-like isoform X2, encoding MSAANLASYVYNKLSGSGALIPGSSDMNSLSRSTSPNPKLTAVWRTKPPKSEDIPSSSPTFKEDGSLLRLLRTKSMPSLMLEKGSPIKQTTPVVQPFSPTAKIDTSASLDQSTSSSLASPITSRHLNPRRNLEDSDFLESSTNTSIATPPSSPKEFTTSYKKLTRSVSDGQIIRRRRQQLRGKSHDFPPGGMPSVKTLRLRFDTGQQIDSQDSSRFTSNLGSFSSINKTAQRSYNKMENGNEVSVKTTPSKDEREKPEAPTENKKLFQHESFSRFEPQRKEVETQSEVIDVSQKSVKSLLKKFERTLQSSNDDEIFHISQRQSRPLKRTVQAKQFSEHHSSLTLDQEDEQETKTINGDPEQVLLRQRSKSLPVSSKRSSIANIPANVQKLKMQFEKQSGPVEEVPPLKVKTREKEEFIQNPKEANVYTFWNTEQRGGGSELKKQASLDKVLETKDQDGEYQTPHVNTPDIKPSIKETMNQESEKHIPKSPKVQTLRKHFESPTSPQLTRKTDKKERPVRRRHTIALTVKEFENEAKTSNKESLQPTHLKDADMANDLRSQSSVKSLLRQFELQPPKDKASQLVSSKTQDVSETEMIKEEPLLPTHVAIKPLVREESLIKTNASELLTELKDEDSDEEFYDESGISLKLRAKGSLDYGERGLPTGKTRRGFLQRDYTRVESSSDEYSSDHEQISTRIEIGDWRAKKLPEHIDNERRDRELTDIEKRNQEHAERETTQIQKVEHFTSQRDTERMEKEKIRKMREKEEERMAREKADYERRQRDKIEQKERERAEQERKEKERAEQERREKEKAAQERKEHERLEKIERERKELEQRERERERLERDREEKEEFERKEKERKEKEEQERRETEKEREKQKIDKEKQRRELERQEKEKAELEREKHERIEKKRAEVERKERETSDQEKMKKIEEENIIWELAERERLERENIEFEVQEQKRPEQEEKERSVKEQAERERYQERIAKEKTERERKKVEEEEKQRAIQMERDKEMAEKARLQRERETEELTKKHKVGKLVDKFTTLQGTEGDIKIRKDSIKSEETEQADFKVGELIEKFVNRKEEKIENENIEELQEKKPAPIPSVSTKNVPGKVRNLNPDELRFFNQGGASLEPFVRSQSLRIKKNEPPLFQRGGSLRVKSQEPHPAPGSVKNMPKSCRQLRPDELRFFAMTNNNIYLSKKSANKPYQPQQDFRLRSQDDQRKRPTGSPGDDQGHEENTDSGSDSDTSLLRDYDHEDESTDEALMYSEHLDLSVTPYHEDDEDDDEALYSSLTTMDSVIKGDFTQDSSMNFNLSKISSTSRQSMDKIKHLDSFSNCLYEDNDHGNNAMMSDALNDNTGESVNFEMEFSPENPCILTHEPKTSTPLSSITNTVRTDYGYTNEITKEDSMSDEDNTDDDIGLLDDAMLDMKDDQHHQKPLLDGFHQDIQLDVNRSNITSSIPNPELPESLRNVLESIGARASPIDDQALYSTTEGAVDGNYSRESSTEENYEGTETKPIEDYFLYIDESKEYLSDKEFGVFCLMVALLSVIIYFIYDFFL